The following are encoded together in the bacterium genome:
- a CDS encoding Na/Pi symporter, with translation MLEPGIETKPSNNTMIYEFLKIIVYVYCFLLSIDLMGVGFKASSAGFISALRHATSNPFIGLVLGIFITSIIQSSSTTTSIIVAMVGAGTLSLESAIPVIMGANIGTTVTNTIVSFGYVGRKIEFERAFRASIVHDMFNIYATIILFPLELYTGILRRSALLLTGAFRGAGGFELVSPLKIILDPAVSIVTGIIHNHIVLIIVSLVFLFVSLAQIVKSMHGMIMNKVDRFLNRYLFRNALSSMLFGLILTAIIQSSSITTSIIVPIAGAGVLTLEQIFPYTLGANVGTTVTAILAALALGIEASMTVAFAHMLFNIFGIMIIYPFRIVPLWTAKTIARFAAKSKKHFLIFLIIYISLHILPVIITFF, from the coding sequence ATGTTAGAACCAGGAATTGAAACGAAGCCTTCGAACAACACAATGATATACGAGTTTTTGAAAATCATTGTGTATGTCTACTGTTTTTTATTGAGTATCGATCTTATGGGAGTAGGATTCAAGGCGAGCAGTGCGGGATTTATCTCGGCGTTGAGGCATGCCACATCAAATCCGTTCATCGGTCTCGTGCTCGGGATTTTTATTACCAGTATTATTCAGAGCTCTTCGACAACCACATCCATTATTGTTGCGATGGTCGGCGCGGGAACCCTGAGCCTCGAAAGCGCAATCCCCGTGATAATGGGAGCGAATATCGGTACGACGGTCACCAATACCATTGTGTCTTTCGGATATGTCGGAAGGAAAATCGAGTTCGAGCGGGCATTCCGGGCATCAATCGTTCACGATATGTTCAATATTTATGCGACCATAATACTCTTCCCGCTGGAGCTCTATACAGGAATCCTCCGGCGCTCCGCTTTACTTCTGACAGGAGCGTTCAGGGGAGCAGGTGGCTTCGAACTGGTGAGCCCCCTCAAGATTATTCTCGATCCGGCAGTTTCGATTGTGACCGGTATCATTCACAATCATATTGTGCTTATTATCGTGTCGCTCGTTTTTCTCTTTGTTTCCCTGGCACAGATAGTAAAATCAATGCATGGAATGATCATGAACAAGGTCGACCGTTTTCTTAACAGGTATCTGTTCAGAAACGCTCTGTCAAGTATGCTGTTCGGATTGATTCTTACCGCTATTATCCAGTCCAGTTCCATTACCACCTCGATCATTGTTCCGATCGCCGGCGCCGGTGTATTGACATTGGAACAGATATTCCCCTATACCCTCGGCGCTAATGTCGGAACGACCGTAACCGCAATCCTCGCGGCGCTGGCTCTCGGTATCGAGGCATCCATGACGGTGGCATTCGCTCATATGCTGTTTAATATTTTCGGAATAATGATCATTTATCCGTTCAGGATTGTACCGTTGTGGACCGCAAAAACAATTGCACGATTTGCCGCGAAGTCAAAAAAGCATTTCCTGATTTTTCTGATAATCTATATCTCCTTACATATCTTGCCTGTCATAATCACTT